The Seriola aureovittata isolate HTS-2021-v1 ecotype China chromosome 2, ASM2101889v1, whole genome shotgun sequence genome has a segment encoding these proteins:
- the lmod1b gene encoding leiomodin-1, whose amino-acid sequence MSRRKVRGLTRTGRQVSEDPDLDNLLSTLSPEEVEELEKTMMKVPDIKPEDGKIIVQGESQAAQPPTSNKVRDAKLDSKRDSDTKGRLSQRELSLEAELKKESRKQEYLRKMGLSQEGNDDNKVGLRRQASFASERDTKVEDRNRKAPESTKEERSRLSSRFRKQETKDSDAKEEASEKEKCEDNRLRDRRENRESTGSKTKDMISKLQDKKEDSREKEKKEDCRRRDDSKTKDIISKLREKSEKEVGKEKERERKSEGFRTQGLVSKMLEKQSKVQESQESKSEEKKPKAEEKKAEDKNKPDVKLARQPSEKGEVKVKHDKAEKRTDREELVNHSDHVKEKEKVISTEKKTEEKKEKDVSKVKVKKAEESEKLGNCVAKTTPNSKAKEEEGDEESSMFDELMELVRSNNPSLTELNVNNSEVIKTKTLIEFAEALQRNTHIKTFALANCRADDHVAYAIAGTIRSNKTITCINVDSNHLTGKGILSLIQALQHNSTLTELHFQNQRHVCGGKTEMEMTKILKENTTLLKLGYHFELAGPRMTTTNILSRNMDRQRQKRLQEQKQAQANGEKKGTLEVPKTGGGGYRRSSPKASPKPSPIPSPMPSPKLTPKRGAGGPPPPPPPPGGGPPPPPMLEVNNLRNSLTPGGSKNSRDQLLASIRGSNIKQLKKVPVPKWLQ is encoded by the exons ATGTCCAGGAGAAAGGTGAGAGGCCTGACCCGTACGGGCCGCCAGGTCAGCGAGGACCCAGACCTGGACAACCTGCTGTCCACCCTCTCCCCTGAGGaagtggaggagctggagaagacCATGATGAAAGTGCCTGACATCAAACCAGAGGATGGCAAGATCATCGTCCAAGGGGAGAGCCAAGCTGCGCAGCCACCTACGAGCAACAAAGTCCGGGACGCTAAACTGGACAGCAAACGGGACAGTGACACTAAAGGGAGGCTCAGTCAGAGGGAACTGTCTCTTGAG gctgagctgaagaaggagAGCCGGAAGCAGGAATACCTGAGGAAGATGGGCCTGAGCCAGGAGGGGAACGACGACAACAAAGTAGGGTTACGAAGACAAGCTAGTTTCGCAAGCGAAAGAGATACCAAGGTggaagacagaaacagaaaagctcCTGAAAGTACAAAAGAGGAGCGAAGTAGGCTTTCCAGTAGGTTCAGGAAGCAGGAGACCAAAGACAGTGACGCGAAAGAGGAGGCtagtgagaaagagaaatgtgaaGACAACAGGctaagagacagaagagaaaacagagagagcacaGGGAGCAAAACAAAGGATATGATCTCTAAGTTACAGGATAAGAAggaagacagcagagagaaggagaagaaagaagactGCAGGAGAAGAGATGACAGCAAAACCAAAGACATTATCTCAAAGCTAcgagaaaaaagtgaaaaggaagtgggcaaagaaaaggagagggagagaaaatctGAGGGTTTCAGGACCCAAGGGCTTGTCTCTAAAATGTTGGAGAAGCAGAGCAAGGTGCAAGAAAGCCAGGAGAGTaaatcagaagaaaagaagccaaaagcagaggagaaaaaagctgaagataaaaacaaacctgaTGTCAAACTTGCACGACAGCCGTCTGAAAAGGGTGAGGTGAAGGTGAAACATGacaaggcagaaaaaagaacagataGAGAAGAGCTGGTCAACCACAGCGACCAcgtgaaagaaaaggagaaggtGATTagcacagagaagaaaacagaggagaaaaaggaaaaagatgtcagtaaagtaaaagttaaaaaagctGAGGAAAGTGAGAAACTTGGCAACTGTGTTGCCAAAACCACCCCGAACAGCAAGGcgaaggaggaagagggggatgAAGAGTCAAGCATGTTTGATGAGCTGATGGAGTTGGTTCGAAGCAACAACCCCTCCCTCACTGAGCTCAATGTCAACAACTCAGAGGTGatcaagacaaaaacacttATCGAGTTTGCAGAAGCTTTGCAGCGCAACACccacattaaaacatttgctTTGGCTAACTGCCGGGCAGATGACCATGTGGCTTACGCCATCGCTGGTACAATACGCAGCAACAAGACTATCACCTGCATCAACGTTGACTCCAACCATCTCACGGGCAAGGGCATCCTGTCTCTTATCCAGGCGCTGCAACACAACTCCACACTGACTGAGCTTCACTTTCAAAACCAGCGCCATGTCTGTGGTGGGAAGACTGAGATGGAAATGACCAAAATTCTGAAAGAAAACACCACCCTGCTCAAACTGGGCTACCACTTCGAGTTAGCTGGGCCCAGAATGACCACGACGAACATACTGAGTCGCAACATGGATCGGCAGAGACAGAAGCGCCTGCAGGAGCAGAAGCAGGCCCAGGCCAACGGGGAGAAGAAGGGGACATTGGAGGTGCCCAAGACTGGAGGTGGAGGATATCGGAGAAGCTCACCCAAAGCTTCCCCCAAACCTTCTCCCATACCCTCACCTATGCCTTCACCCAAGCTGACACCTaaaagaggagctggaggcccaccaccacctccacctccacctgggGGTggacctccacctcctcctatGCTGGAGGTAAACAACCTGAGGAACTCTCTGACTCCAGGTGGTAGTAAGAACTCAAGGGACCAACTGCTTGCCTCGATCAGAGGGAGCAATATCAAACAGCTGAAGAAG GTACCGGTGCCAAAGTGGTTGCAGTAA
- the shisa4 gene encoding protein shisa-4 produces MGMVFPTGNMSLISVTLALLAIVLSTSQVSGNEDCLWYVDKNGTWHNGFDCPLITFCCGNCHRRYCCLDAFKMITEREQKRCMLFQFSPTTLAGIASSILLFVAIIATMVCCFMCSCCYLYQRRQQRGRTPYDAQQIPMASYPLEPMYDAYGKPLGPSEYPHAGYPMAPQYPGMPPQYPVMQPGPYPPHPMDPAYSQAPPPYSPPQYPGH; encoded by the exons ATGGGGATGGTCTTTCCAACGGGCAACATGTCCCTCATCTCGGTGACTTTGGCGCTGCTCGCCATCGTCCTCAGCACTTCTCAGG TCAGTGGGAACGAGGACTGTTTGTGGTATGTGGATAAAAACGGCACCTGGCACAATGGCTTCGACTGCCCTCTCATCACGTTCTGCTGTGGGAACTGCCACCGGCGCTACTGCTGCCTGGACGCCTTCAAGATGAtcacagagagggagcagaaaCGATGCATGCTCTTCCAGTTCAG CCCCACCACTTTAGCCGGCATTGCCTCCTCCATCCTGCTGTTTGTGGCCATCATTGCCACCATGGTGTGCTGCTTCATGTGCTCTTGCTGTTACCTCTaccagaggaggcagcagcGGGGCAGGACACCTTATGATG CCCAGCAGATCCCAATGGCCAGCTACCCACTGGAGCCCATGTACGATGCTTATGGAAAACCACTGGGCCCCTCTGAGTATCCGCATGCAGGTTATCCAATGGCGCCCCAGTACCCTGGCATGCCCCCCCAGTATCCAGTGATGCAGCCTGGACCGTATCCACCACACCCGATGGATCCTGCGTACAGCCAGG cCCCTCCACCTTACTCTCCACCTCAGTATCCTGGTCATTGA